The sequence TGCATGGGTGCATCGGCCCTGAATTGGGATTCGGCGCCGTCGTGGGAGATCATTACCATTCGCCGGTGCTGCTCATCAAGACGGCCTGGGGTGGGCGGAGCTTATATCGCGATTTCCGGCCGCCGAGCGCAGGCCTGCCGTCGGAAAAAGTGCTCGACAAAATGCTTGCTGATGCCCGCAAGCACAAGCCGGGCACGACGATCGACGATATCAAAAAACCGTTCGGCGCCTCATACCGCGCGATGCTCGAAGAAATTCGCGACACGCTCGCCAACCTGAAAGGCCTGTTTCCTGAATATGCGGACCAGGGATACCAGATCGACGGATTCGTCTGGTTTCAGGGCTGGAACGACATGATCAATCCCGAAGCCACCGCCGAATACACCTCGAACCTGACGCACTTGATCCGCGATGTGCGCGCGGATCTGAACAACCCGAAGCTGCCGGTGGTCGTCGGCCAATTCGGCGTCGATGGCGCGGAGGCCAATGCAAACGAAACAAAATTCAAGCTGGCCCAAGCGGCGGTGATGGATGTGCCCGAGTTTCAAGGGAACGTAGCACTGGTGAAGACCGATCGATTCTGGGACACCGAAGCCGCGGCCGTGTTCAAGAAAGGCTGGCGCGAGCACAAGGATGAATGGAACAAAGTCGGCAGCGAGTTCCCGTACCATTATCTGGGCAGCGTGAAAACGATGATCCAGATCGGCGAAGCATTCGGCAAGTCGATGCTCGAACTGCGCGGGGAGAAGCAATGAGCGGGCCGGCGGCGGAATCGGAAATCGTGCGACGGGCTATCGACCAGCAAACCGCGGATCGAAATCCCTACGCTCCGCCGCAGATGCCGCGGAAGGAATCCAAGCGGCCAAAGCGTGTGCCCACTTCCCTCCGCCAAGCGATTTGGTTCGGCATCTTGCGCGGGGCGCGGTTCGGCGGCAAGATCATGGGGCTACTCTTATCCGGAATACTGTTTCTGCTCTTTCTGGCCATGTTCGCTGCCTACGTGCTGGTTTGGTACGTGCGCGGGCACGAGGCCGCAAACACCATTTGGACGGGCCATTCTTGGCTCTGGTTCGTCGGTAATTGCATTGGTGGCATGGCGGTCACCGTCGCTTGGGCATCTATTATTGGCGCGGTCATTATGGGCATCGGCGCCGCGGTGGAATATTGCCGGCGCAAGAAGTCGCCAAGCGAAGATCAATCGATGGCAAGCGTGTAGGCTGACGTCGCGACCCACAGCAGGCGCTTCGGCCGCTGTTTCTCAGCACCCCCCCGGCCGCGGCTCGCGTGAGCTGCTTCGTCAGCCCGCCAGCAGGCGTTCGACGCTTTCCAGAAGGCGGTCCATCGCGAAGGGCTTGCGGAGATAATCATCCACGCCGAGCATTTCGGCATACGCCTTGTGCCGGCTCCCTTCGTTTGCCGTGATCATGATCACGCGCATCGGCACCTTTTGCTTGCGGCGGAGCGTTTCCAACACGATGAAGCCGCTGCGCTTCGGCATCATCATATCCAGGATCACCAGCGACGGATTATCGCGCTCGGCCATCGCCAGGCCTTGATTGCCGTCGCGTGCGATCAGCACCTCGTATCCTTTGGCCTGCAGCGCGATTTTGATCGACTCGATGATTTCGATATCGTCGTCGACCAACAGGATCCGCTTGCTGAGCGGCTTTGCAGTCTTTTTTTGCGGCTCTTCTGCCATGATCGCCTGCACTTTGAAAAACGAGCTGGGTTCGCCGCCCCGTGTGCGCTTCAGCGCGACGCACATCCCATCACCACAGTATGCGAAGCCGAGCGACGATTGCAAGCCGGCATGTGCGAAAACAGCGTTGTAGAACCTCGCTGCATAAAAAAGCATCCCTCGGCGGAGGCTGTTGGCCAACGCCGAGGGTTTTTTTTGACAACGAATCGGATCGCCCGGTCCGCCCGGTCCGCCAGTCGCACTATTTCGACGACGGAGCGGCGTCGGTCTTTTCGGCCGGCTTGTCGGTCGATTTATCGGCTGGCTTCGCGGCCGATTTTTCCGGCGTGCTACCCGGCGGAGCGCCGGCGCCACGTCCGCGACGGCCACCACGTCCGCCCGGCCCGCCAAAGCCCATCTGCGGCAAATCGCCTTCGAATTTCTTGCCGAGCATCTTGTCGAGCTTTTCGCGCTGTTCGCTGGAGAGCACTTCCTTGGCTTTGTCCATCGTTTCGTCGTTCAGCTTCTTGATTTTTTCGCGAACTTCCTCGCTCGGACCGCCAGCGCCCGGGGTGCCCGCGCCACGTCCCGCCTGGAACATCTCGCGCATTTCCGATCCCATCTTGTCGCGGAGATCCTTGATTTTCTGCTTTTCCTCATCGGTCAAGTCCAGCGCCTCGGCAACTTCCTTCTGGCCGAACACGCCGACCCGCCGGGCCTGCAACTCGATCTGGCCGAGCCGATCGCGCTGCTCGGTTTTCAGCACTTCTTCAAGCTTTTTTTCAACTTCTTTTTCTCGCTCTTTCAACTTGGGGGCTAGTTCGGCGATCTTGGCCTGGCGTTCTTCGCGCGACAAATCGCGAAGGCCTTCGAGCTGCGTGCGCATTTCGCTGTGCATGTCTTCGGCGAACTTATCGAGCGTGGTTTTCTGCTCGTCGGTCAGCTCGAGGTCCTTTTGCACGTCTTTGTTTTGCAAAAGTGTGAGCTTGCCCAGGCCATAGTTATTGGCGCCGCGGAACCCGCCGCGATCACGACCCGACTTTTCCGCCTTGTCTTGAGCCACGAGCATCCGGCCCACGAAAAACCCGCCCGCCGCCAAAGCGACGGCCACCAAACAAACGGTTCGCAAACGCAACATGATGATCCCCCTAAAAAAATATGTTCTTGGCCAGAAGAGCAAGTCGGCAGCAGATTTCGCTGGAAATCCGCCCATAGGAAACGGACTGAAAGGCCCCCACCTGGCGAACTCGCATCATCGTGAATTCGGCTAATGTTGGTTCGACACCTAATCAACCCCGGCCGGCCGACAAAGTTTCGCGGCAAATCCCGCATTCCTTCGCCAAAACTCTAAGTCACAGTTTATCGCGCCGCTATCCAGATATGCCGGTTGAGGCTCGACCGAAATAAAACTTCCGCTTCTTCAGGCCCCTCACCTGCCCTCTCCCGCAAGGGGGAGAGGGGATTCGCGGAGAATTGGTGGAACATGGGCCTTCCCGGCCCGGCTTACTTCCTCAACCCGCCCAGCAGTCCGCCAACGTCGTCTTGCGCTTCGCCGGTTTGGCGAATCACCAACACGTGCATATTGTTGAAATACATGATCGTTCCAATCCCGCCGTTGATTTCCCACGACGGCGGATCGATTGTCTTTTGGATCAGATCGACCAAATCGGCGCCACTGGCGGCAGCCGCTTTTTGCAGTTCATCGTTGCCGCCGAAGGCGCCGCCATGTGCCGCGCCCGCCCCTCCGATTCCGGCCCCGATTCCGCCGGCCATCGCCTGAGCGTTGCCACCCGGTTGAATGGCCCGTTGTTGGGCGGCCACCCAATCGTCGGGCTGGCCGATGGTGGTTTGGATCAGCTCCACCATATCGTTCAGGCCCTGCGTGGCAGGGGGTCCAGCCGAACCGGCTACGGATTGCACGACCGCGACGGAAGTGCTGCGCGAATTGTTATGGGCCGTTTCATAGCGAAACTGACTGGCAAATCGCTCGAGCCGCACGCGCACCTGCACGCCAAGCCGCACACGTTCTTTGATCGGCAGCCACACATCCCGGCCAAGCTCGCCATAAAGATCAATAAGCGATTGCACGGCCGCGCCGAGACGATTTCCCTTGGCCGAATTGGCACGCCGCAAAGATTCCACAACGGCATCGCGCAATTCTTTTGCCGAGCGGGCCGCAGGAACCGTGGCGACTGCCGGCGAATTCGCTACGGACTGCGCGCTCGCGG is a genomic window of Pirellulales bacterium containing:
- a CDS encoding sialate O-acetylesterase, giving the protein MKRLLLGLTALLLLSPPLRAADSAKRPLHVFILAGQSNMEGHASVKLLDYQATLPANSALFAPFRKDNRWIERDDVWIKFLDRHGKLTVGYGVHGCIGPELGFGAVVGDHYHSPVLLIKTAWGGRSLYRDFRPPSAGLPSEKVLDKMLADARKHKPGTTIDDIKKPFGASYRAMLEEIRDTLANLKGLFPEYADQGYQIDGFVWFQGWNDMINPEATAEYTSNLTHLIRDVRADLNNPKLPVVVGQFGVDGAEANANETKFKLAQAAVMDVPEFQGNVALVKTDRFWDTEAAAVFKKGWREHKDEWNKVGSEFPYHYLGSVKTMIQIGEAFGKSMLELRGEKQ
- a CDS encoding response regulator transcription factor is translated as MAEEPQKKTAKPLSKRILLVDDDIEIIESIKIALQAKGYEVLIARDGNQGLAMAERDNPSLVILDMMMPKRSGFIVLETLRRKQKVPMRVIMITANEGSRHKAYAEMLGVDDYLRKPFAMDRLLESVERLLAG